From the genome of Phalacrocorax carbo chromosome 5, bPhaCar2.1, whole genome shotgun sequence:
tctgccatttctccccattccacggcactgtcagcttatctggctctttcccaaaaattaccttgctttcccgtcgcagccgccaaatcattcccgcagctaccttgacttttgtggagaatgcatcgtttggaaccttctgatatatccatcgcagtggtttttcttcccctgctcgtatttgatatagcaatcctaaccctccactggcggtcagaatccaacctgcaattaattcctcctgggggtcccaccgccatattccttccttttgcattcgacgttctatcatctgcaactgctggactgcctcagggtctaaactcctgggctcccatgggttggtccctttcagcaacgcatagaaaggttgcatctcctcaccggtgacgcgcacgaatgtccgcaaccactgcagtgctcctaccagcttctggacatcgtgtaaatttttaaccttaggtgtaagtttaataggctgagcttgtacggaatccccttgtattctagcacccagaaatccacacactggtcctcgctgtacctttgcctcagctaccttgaggccctgtcccgcaaggcccctttgggtgtctgaaaagacttgttcacacaatgcctcggtgggcgcagctatgaggacgtcatccatgtagtggatcatgtagattctcccctgatactgctgccttacttgccgcaatgcagaagccacatacctctggcagatcgctggagaatttttcatcccctgcggaagtactgtccactgccatctactacctggttctgtgcggttcactgcaggcagagtaaaggcaaatctctttctatcatctggatgtagcggaatgctgaagaagcagtctttgatatctaaaacaatgacttgccatcctcttgggacagcactcagatctggtaggccaggttggagaggccccatgtcctccatttgttgatttactgctctaagatcatgcagcatcctccattggtttttatctttcttttttatagcaaatataggggtgttccacgggctcatcgagggctctaggtgccctgcttcgtgctctcgttttactatagctcttacagcctctgttttctctgttgtcaggggccactgctccacccagacgggctgttcggttttccacactaacttgtgctgatgaagcccctctgaggcagtggcccttatgataaatttttcaacccgatccccatctgggcaagggcatCTCGCcccaacaaggggcttgctaccccatctgctactagtatggtcactacggccgtgaggagcttccctgcctcctcgtccaggacttcgagtttcacagggcaagtactagttctcgtctgttgttctcctcctacccctattatacgttttcccacggcgaggggccaagttggtggccaccgttcgagtggcattattgtgacatctgccccggtattcactaacattcccaggcatattcgtgccgggtaactcggtgcttgtggggtaatcatcactgctgccatgggtctctagtcacagcctatgaccaaggccacgcgggggccgtaacctgcaaatcttgcccccctgcatgacggttcactcccccttggctcgctacggtgggccaagctcctggcgttggcactgtgatgggggtcatttgactcataggaggcgcgaatccccctcgcttcgccctcccttggccgtttcccggcctcgtagttggacaatctcttgccaggtgtcctggcttcccacacacccagcacctccctactgggcggactcctcctccattacatcctcccctttccgctagcgggcacccagctctaaagtgccctcgccggccacacaagtgacatatcggccccaccccggctgcttgcaccatcaccctttcttcgcttccacagtcagtgttctggcagacgtgcgctcccgcaccgccatgctgggtcaatgcttcctggcgcaagacatgcctgatggtttggcCCAATGGCGCCgctaccgccagggtgcggaggatatcttgtgtttgcggatttgcttgatttcggaggcaatccataaggactgcctccttggctgctggtggcaattctgattctataatagccttttgcaacctatcacaaaacgttgtaaatggctctgctagaccttgctgtatcttttgccaaggttctgcttttttctcatacctgcccactttgctatacgctctgcgggaactctccgttaccgcttgcagctccctgccccttaattctgctgcttgcaactgcggggtttccagtccttgacttctgccagtgagccggtcaaggatggtccccctcagcgggtggcccggaactgccgccacttgctgtacgagggcatggcaggcactgtgcattgcctccttccaaagtatgtacattgtgggagccaatattgctttcgccaactgcttagcatcagagggggtcaatggcgctgcatgcgcagcgtccagcagcaatcctactccttcgtctttcagccccttttctttaatttctcgccataaagttcgcactagtttggcatctatcggcgtccactccactcctcctcctggagctaatcggacagggaagatcccgggcatctctatccttactccatcgaggctacaatctctagctatcagccgccagttaggtaactcaactgactgtcgctggggtgcacccttcgttaaaagtcctgtctgctgccgagttacttcccctagtgcgcgcataacctgctgcagctgccgcagcacgtcctccggagacccctccggagctgcagcgccccggacctccccttttgacggtccctctcctccctccttctgattggtcctccgagtctctgctgccttatgcctcttttttgcgcgccgcaggcaagctgctctctcttcccacatatgggcatcggtttctcccccaatttctgattcgctgctgctcgaagttgttctatactccccctgtcctcccctccaggcaccccaatccccctcctcgtccgactcccatctcaagggttgccccgggagccagtctcgagggtcgggcagagggcggtgccgctgccggcgctgcttccggcgctggtcatctttctccttccgctccgtcactcccgctgccacgtcactctccccgcgcgcgggctcccgagcctgtgccaaatcgtcccaggggtatgcgggcggggggggggcactctaaaggccctgctggctcaacagggaacaccgccgcttcccgatccacctccttgggagcctcagactgagtcgctggccaggctactccgtccgaactctccccttctttcccacccgccgcgatgcttgcccctgtctgcgtccccactgcccctcctgggtctctttccgggctactgtcgcctgtagcaccgtgcaggcaccgccgcgcctgccgccctgtctcctgatcatcccgagctttcaatagtaatcggtgtatctttccccagagctgtatgtactggggttttcccatcatagccctttcggctaactcctctttaatcctcacccacttatccttattaaatatgtctgcgggacttcgtatgagcccctgcgtaatcatccatcggatggcctttgaggtaggcgtcttcgatatcgaagtaccatattccttccccaatcccttcagtacctttacgactgaatccatggcgcgcccgccgacctgcggctccccgtcccgcccctgcctgccccaagctctcttttccccccggcgaacttgccaagcctccccgctaatcacgtcggggtcaccacttgtagctgtacgcttctacgggagaacttatcttgggccgcatacctccgggacacagggctctacccaccctggggacagtgatgcacagacaccaatatgatggatacaaaatgtccgtctatttggctgcgtcacacgcttatatagctcttgcggttcctgttcctgccactcctatggggaggagtctatctttccgtcacatcccgtaatcttccggtcgccgatccctgtctattcccctacacatgGCGTAGTGGTGGGTCTCAGCGTTGAGAAGTGTGTCCCAGCCACGCTTACATTCCACTTCAAACACCACATTCTCATACCCCAGACGGCAGAGCAGTGCTTTCACGGTCAGCACTGCAAAGCTGTGTGCAGAGCAAAGCCCAGGTCACGCCTGTTCCCTGGCCACAGCTCCGGGGCCATAGCAGGGACCGGCAGACTGGGATGGAGCACCTGTTGGGGTTGGTGGGAAGGCAGCCTTCCCGCTGGCATCCCCTCCAGAAGGTGTCAACCTCCTCTGGCATCTGCTCGGTGCTGAAGAAAATTTGGGAGAGTAGAGCCAGGAAGAGGCGTGGGAAATGCACCTTCAGCCTCTGTGGGCGCCTGGGTAGCTGGAGAATCTCCCACAGTGCCCTGGTtgcctgcagaaaagaaaacacccGGAGTCAGCGCTCAGTGCCAAGATGTCTCCATGGCAGGGCCTGAGCTGGGTGACAGAGGCTCAGGCGCTGCCCTGGGCCATGGGAGACGCAGGGGGAGcacccagcctggctgcccctGAACCTGCCCCTCAGCTAGGTTTGCAGCCCAGCGCGGGAGGCAAGGGCATGCAGTGGCGGGGGAGGATTGGGAGCCTCCTGGAGAGGCGACGCTGGGGGTGATCAAAGGCCATCTCCAGAAACTCACGGCCAGGGCAAAGACGTCCTTATTGTCCCCGTCGGAGGTGAACGTGCTGTGCAGCGGCCAGTCTGCCAGCACAGGGAGCAGCTCCAGTAGCACCTTGTCTGCAGTCCTCATCGTGGAGACCATCACCCTCCACATGGccgcagcagctctgcagacccAGAGCTCTGTGTCAGCGGGGTCTCGGCCACAGCGCCGCAGCCTGGGCACCCCCGGGGTcctgtgctggctgccagccctgcctctgcccactgccccttgctggcagcagccagcggGCCTGCACCTGCGGGCAGCAGGTGGCCAAGCAACAGTGCCtcgaggggcagggagggagcgtAGCAGCAGGCTCTAGGGTTGACATGCCAGGCCTAGGAACCAGAGGGGCCAGAAGACCTCCGTCTGTCTGGCAGCCAACATGGGGCGGGCTCTACAGGCTGATGGGCTCTCAAGGCCCAGAGCCCTCAAGGCAGTTGGGCCCCGTACCTGTCGCACGATGGGGCGCAGCGCAGGAGCGTCACCACCACGTCATGGGGGTGCGCGTGGGTCAGCTCCGCAAGGGCGTTGGGCAACCTTTGCGTGGCAGACACATCCGTGTTGGATGTGAGCCACCGGTAGATGCACCTCACAACGCTCGGCACCTGGAGGAGACACGGCTGGGAGTTGAAGTGCTGCCGGCGCCAGCTGTCTCCCCAGCTTCCCCCAAGAAGTGCTTCCCCTCCCACCATGCTGTGCTGGCCTAAAAGGCTGCTGGGTGCCCAGCGGACCCAACTCCAGGGGGCACACGGTCCCCAGGGGGCTTGAGCCCAGCCACAGGCTACGTACATGCTCCAAACTGGAGACATCACTTTCCGCCAGCAGAGCCTGCATGGCAGCACAAGCCTCCGCGTCACAGGAGCCTGAGCCCGCCATGCCCTCAATGGCCATAATGGTGGTGTCTTCAGGCTCAGTGGGCTTGAGGACACAGGtgggctcctgctcctgctgctgctcctgctcctcttctgGCAGGTCCCCGTCTGGATGTGACAAAAGACCAAGCATAGGCAGAGCTGAGGGCCTGCAGGAGAGGCTGTTGAACACAGCCGAGCCCCGCGCTCCCCAGGCAGCGCCAGCCCCAGgacaggggctggtggggacactaccccccacctccccggcTGCAggttggggctgggggtgcccgcTGGATGGAGCATGGCCGGAGCCCAGCCGTGGGGACCCTCCTcggcccctcctgccctgggaaTGCCCAtaggggatgggatggggccAAGGCGGCTGCAGCCGCTAGCCCTgtggcccagctcagccactcTCAcgcctgcagcagctgaaccGCCTCCACCTCATCGGGCTGCCAAACCGGGTCAGCCCCAGTACCTTtgtcctccttctcctcctcccctgccagccaggccagcctggGCACACTGGGGGGTCTCTCTGCCATGCTGCTGAGGCCCGGCCTTGAGGGCTGCGGTCGCAGGGGTGGGAGACGCGTCGGAAAAGCGTCGCAGGTGCGGTTCAGAAGGGACCGAGGTGGCTGCTCAggggctccccgcagccccactccgtcccgtcccgtcctgTCCTGTCGCGTCCTCTGGGCGCTGTGGGGTGGCCACGTCACCACCACTGCTCATATCAGGGCAGGTCACAAAGGGTCCTGTGACACGCCGCCACGTGCCATCCAATGGGCAGTGCCCATGTCACGGCGGGTCACCTGCTGACACATACCTGTCCCCTGGCGCCTCCAGCTGCCCCGTCCCCTTAGGGCCTCCCGCCAGCCCgtccctggggcagcccagTTTTCAGGGCCACCCATCAGCAGCACCTTGTTACAGGGCCACCGAGCTTGGGCAAGAAGGAGCTCCGAAGCCGCCTCGCAGCACAAACCCCCTTCTGGCTTCcactaaaaaatatttattgttggGGTATTCATCAGTTTTCTATACAGAGTATTAATAATGCTTGTTCAGTGAGAGCAGTGCTATCGAATAGGCTTCATTCATGTCCATTTTGAGCATCTTGCTTTCATGCTCTGTGACGCAGCGATGCGCAGGTCCGGTTTGGGGTTCAGTGTATTTGGGTGCCTGGTTTAATGGCCGCCGTCACTGCAAAAGTGTCC
Proteins encoded in this window:
- the LOC135313632 gene encoding maestro heat-like repeat family member 5, with the protein product MLGLLSHPDGDLPEEEQEQQQEQEPTCVLKPTEPEDTTIMAIEGMAGSGSCDAEACAAMQALLAESDVSSLEHVPSVVRCIYRWLTSNTDVSATQRLPNALAELTHAHPHDVVVTLLRCAPSCDRAAAAMWRVMVSTMRTADKVLLELLPVLADWPLHSTFTSDGDNKDVFALAATRALWEILQLPRRPQRLKVHFPRLFLALLSQIFFSTEQMPEEVDTFWRGCQREGCLPTNPNSFAVLTVKALLCRLGYENVVFEVECKRGWDTLLNAETHHYAMCRGIDRDRRPEDYGM